CTCGCCATAAGGTCAAccccattgaaaaaagtgttCAGCCACCTATTTAAAAATTGCTGAGGAAAGCCTGGGGGGGTGAAGTTTATCTTACATCCGCATGAGCTTATCGCATTGAAAGTCTCCCATAAGAAGTATCGGGGTCACCTTCAATGGATAGGAGTTTGTTAGTTAATTCCTGTAAAAAGGCATCAGTTTAAAGGAGGGGGGGCATACACATTTTATCAACGTAATTTTCTTTTACCCAATAAAAGTGCCTTGCACAAATTAATAAACCTTCCAAGCCggtttctgagataatttgtttCCGTTACAAAAGGACACGATCTACACAACAGAAATAGAGACCCCCTAGAATAGCTGGAATCACCACAGAGTGGTACATCGTAGCcaaccaaggttttttttaggcCAACGTTTCCCACCCACCAAATGAGTTTCCTGTAAGAATATCAGGTGAGGTCTATGTCTACGTATAAAATCAAAGACTAATCGTCTTTTTATGGCATCCCCCATACCCCTCACATTCCATGATAAGATTTTAACCGACGCCATGACTCTTCAGTTTACAATTAATAACCATATTAGCTACCATGGGAATGTGTCCGTCCAACCACAGTTGTAGAACTAGACCCGACCCTCCGCTACATGTGACATCAAGCAACAAAACATTCATAACGAAAAACCAGTCTCCCCACCCCCCACCCCACCCACTGCATAAACATATTACAAGTGAGTTTACTGCCCTTAACCAAAACAAGCCTTAACTTTGACGTGGGGTTAGTGTCCGCCACAGAGTCCAGTCCAGGGGGGTGCCCACCAACAGTCCACACCGGTGCCCTCCAACCTGGGGCAAGATAGAAATATCACTAGATTTTCccgatatacagtaaatgaaacaCCATTACCTGTCCTGCGAGACGACACTGATGTAAGAAAGTAGGAGTCTGAATTAGTGCCCGTAGCCATCAAACCCAGacacaaaataaaaaggaaaaggtGAGCCGGAGCCATAAAGCCGGTGACAACCCTCCAGAAGTGGTGCGCGGGACCGCCATATTCCAATCTGCACAAAGAACCTCGTCAGTCTCTGCGTGGGGAACCACGTGGCCTCTCCTCCATCCATTGTATGACCTCCTCCGGCTTAGTGAAGAAATAAGCTTTACCACTAAAGTTGACCCGGAGCCTCGCCGGAAACAACATGGCATACGGTAGTTGCTTCTGTCGCAGGAGCCGTTTAGCCTCTGTAAATCTCGCTCTCTGTTTCCGTACCTCCTTAGCtggtataaacggtgagttctgatgtcatcagttataaacggtgagttctgatgtcatttctgtcacatgactcactgaaacttgtgtattataataaataaagtacccccagttgcaaaatatgaggatattagaagttacctcggagttccatgacctgtataaaaacactcggccttcggcctcgtgattttatatggtcatgaaactcctcagtgacttataatatccttatattttacaagagggggtactttattcactatttatttcaaCACCCACTGGCCTATGATTCTTTGGATTGTGCTATAActgtttcagatttttcactcCTGAAGTTGTAAAGCTAAGAAACTAAGATAAGAATCTACTGTCTGAGTCTTAAACCAGCTCTAGTAAAATGAGCAAATGATCatattttttgcattcaaacATGTCACCATCAAATActaacagctgattggttgctatggatctGAAAACCTGATGCAGACTTTgtccaaaaagatttttttagagTCATAATATACAGTGTCTGAAGCAACTGGACTGGCTAAGTAATCTCAAATATCTGTAACTATCCAAATGATGGGATTCTTCCATTCACTCGTTTCTCAGTTACTCAGTAGGATCAGATGGTTTATCAATAATAGACACTTTATACCTAAATTGTGTTACCCCCCAGAATTTCATTCTGTCAAAagcaaatattattaatattttatggcATGACTGGAATTGTAACCCTAAGTAACTGACTCTGAGATGTTTGCTATCAGTTAGGTGACTAGTATAGGTGTCCCATTTATGGGTTACATGACCACCAGACAGTTTATATACAATCTAGATATACACTCTAAGGGGTAAATTCACTTAAGCACCTAACGCTACCGTTAACTCGCtagtgcattttcgttaattcgccgattcactgacacaatggcgtaaattcgctagtgttacttcgcacccttacgcctggcgaatttgcgcaatgtacgtaactacgcaaattcactgacgcgcatttttctgaacgctaccttttacgctacacTCCTTCGCCACtcaaaccaggcaaagtgcaatagagtagatagggattgcttcccaaaaagcactggcattttttctttttttatgggtgactagacattaagcccgttaaattaacaggcgctagaacatatgtagtcaaacatttataaaaacagaattgttctagtctaaaaaaaatttgccagagacggtccgtggagacacttcaactttattatataggataggctgaaaaagattgaaaaaatctttggggctaccctccttcccccccctacatttcctaaatcaTGGCACcgtaactatacagtgggcacatgtgtagagcaaaataaaaattgtatttgatgttttgaaggtttcccaggcttgtgtagtgctgctacgtatacttccattgtaaattcaatttggcgccgtatgcaaattaagcatcgctagcgtaacttcgctttgcctgaagaattaacgctagtgcaacttcgcaaccttacgcttctcctgagcgcaacttcggattttagtgaatttgcgtagcgctggcgaaaatacgcctggcgaagtgtggcgaagtggacgctggcgcaactccgaatcttagtgaatttgcccctaagagtgcatgccttttttaaatgcaatttaaataGTGGTTATCTAGATGTTGTTTAATCTAGTAGCTCCATGCCTAGCACTGTTGACCTGATGCACTGGAGCTCTGAGTTTGACTCCAACCTGGACACCATCTGTAAGAAATGTGTACATTTTCCCAGGTCTATATGGAATTGTATCCACACTTAAAAAACATAAAGGAAGATTTAAAGAGCTATAACTACTACTGACAGTTGATGATCTttctttaaattctaatttttattttaaaatggtatCGGGTTGCCTAATTCTGACTCAACCACAAAGCACAAGCCCAAATTTGTAAAGTTGTTAATATGTGTCATCACTTACCTTTCTCTTTAGATTTTCTCCCATCCATCCTTCAGTCTGCCATTCACACAACAACCTGGCTCTTTTGGTAAGTAGGATGATATTATCTAACAAAAAatctccataaaaaaaacttcagatataaaataatatcaaCTTGACTGGGCATACAACATTCTGCATCCTACTACATGTTAAAGCAATATTGTGCAAAGTGGATCTGACAGGGGAGGCAGCCCAGCCTGCCGAGCCAgcacaaaaaaaaggcaaaaaattaaaaaattgcaaaataaaaacccccaaaaaagtcaGTGGCTCAAGCGGGCCCCGAGGGGGAGCGGACCATGGTGCaactgcaccccctgctcccccgggagttacgccactgattcccAAGACCCAATATCTTGGCATGGGTCATCAACATTGAAATCAAAGTGATACTTACACTGCAAAAAGATGGGTAAGTGCCATGCCCAGACCAGATGACGAGaatggcactttgttttccaaagatgTATGTATTTAGTTAATATTTAGTTTAGTTAGAGCAGCCCGAAACACAGCTCCGACAGTTCCCAGAACACAGGAAATTATTACTCTTTATGGGGCAACCTGACTTTAGGTGCTCCATCAAGAGTTTCGGCTGTAGTTTCAGGCTGCTGTAACTCGCAAAATAGAGCAAAAGAAGTTGTCTCCCCAGAAATAACTTTCTATAAGACAAGCATATTTTGCAGTGTGTTATAGGCAGAGAGATTAAAAGGATCGTATGAAGGTCAATTGTATTTCTTCTGGAAAGCACATTCAGAGAGTGACagacatttgtgagacagattaaaatgtacagaatagagtctgtaatataattatatggtatgataaatctcacattacaattcaaattcgaattggtgcttttaaattcgaaattgtgagttttgaccaaaaattttttgaaaattttaatttgattttaccatttgaatttgccccttaatgtatgcatAAATGAAATCATTTCCTAAAAAAGGAACTGCAGAGATTTAAACCCATAACTATGGCTAACCTAGGCCTTTTCCTTACATTTATACCAACCTGCACATGGCCAAATCCTCTCCATGCCcctatataacattttaattcagttccagttgaTCTATTCATCGTCAGTAGCTCTTTCTCAAAGAGTCCGACTCCTGCATGTATGGAGAGCCTCTCTTTAATGTTTGATGACAGAGGGGGCCCTTGGAGGCAgttgtcagaatccctttaattcaaGATGAAGTGCCCATTATTGTGCAATAACATCTAAAACATTTTATGGCTCTACTTCATAGTGAATGTATTTTTGCATTCTACAGGTTGTCGCTGAAAATGGAGTCCATGCAGCGTCTTAACTTCACCAACTCTTCCCCTGCCAGTTACCCAGACAaggaatatgaaaataaaattttccacTTAAAGAAAATATTGATCATAATATGTTTCAGCATAACATTTGTTTTGGGAACGGTCGGCAACGGACTGGTCATATGGATCACTGGATTCCGAATGAAAAAGACAGTTAATGCCATTTGGTTTCTCAACCTTAGCATTGCCGActtttctttctgtctttttATTCCTCTCAACATATTGTATTTGGCACTGGATTACCATTGGCCCTTAGGACAGATATTGTGCAAAGTGACAGGTACTAGCCTTCACCTAAACATGGCCGTCAGTGTCTTTTTCTTAATGACCATCAGTGTGGATCGTTGCATCTCTGTTCTGTGTCCTGTATGGTCAAAAAATCATAGATCTATAAAGTTAGCTAGGAACATCTCAATGATAATCTGGCTCTTGTGCTTGGCCCTCAGCTCTCCTTATGTTGCTTTTTATGATATTGAGCACAACCCAAACAGTAATATTACTTATTGTATAGACACATATGCAGCCCGTAAAAACACAACTTTCTTTGATCACCAGACAAGGCATCATAGGTGTAAAGTTATGTTTGTCACCAGATTTATATCAATGTTCCTGATCCCATTTCCCGTTATCCTTGTTTGCTATGGGCTCATTGCATTCTGGATTAGAAAAAGCAGCAACCGCCTTGGGTCCAGGCGAACATTTAAAATCATTGTTACAGTTGTCCTTTGTTTCTTTTGCTGCtcgtttcttttttatttgtggccTCTCCTCAAATTTATGGGGGTTGACCTAAACCGGATCTTTGATGCTATAATGCATAATGCTGCACTTTGCTTGATTTATTTTAACTGTTGTCTCAATCCAATAATCTATGTTTTTGTTGGCCGAGAATTTAAAAGATCCCTAAGGAAGTCAATCCCATTTCTTCTAGAAAGCGCATTCAGAGAGAAAAGTGACCCTCTTCAAGCACATGACAACTCTGCTGTAGGAAATGAGCTGATGCCATGCCATGCTTGATGTGCTACAATGCAAGTTATACAAAAGTGCTTCTGCTTCATCTGATTCCTGATAAATACACATGTAGTTTGGCTATCCTGGATCATTATATCTTCATTCTTAAATGTTATTTGATTGATTAAAAGATTCTTAAATGTTATTTGATTGCTCATGTCAGCTTACATCCATTATGGTCTACATCAGGAATCCTcaaccctttttacccatgagccacatacaaatgtataaagagttggggagcaacataaccATGAATAAAGTCCCTGAGGATaccacataagggctgtgattggctgtttgtagcaacatgttacttgtgaaCCACTGGTTTGTAATCACTggtctacattaaggggcagatttatttagggttaaattgaaaattaaaattttagaattttttttatggtcaaaactctcaaattcaaattgtgaattatccaaactcgagttGTAATTCGTATTCAAATAAATTTTAAAGAGCTATCACACTCTGGACCTTTAAAagctcgaattcgactattcgagttcatgtataagtcaatggcagaggtccaggaatcaatttggacatgctagtagccttcctgacattaaagtttttttcagagaaaaaatttgaattgagtttagtctaatttgattcgagttttcaagtcgaTAAAATGCATGCGAATtaaagatattcgattttttcattaaataaccccccaattaaATCTCAAGTAtatccgacctttaataaatatgcctctaactGTTATTGCATGTCCCGTATACTCAAAGACAGGTTGCTTGCCTTAAACAGTTCTGATAGCTCTGTATTTAACTTGATGAATTCAATATATTTATCAATTCCAAATCATTTTAGGatgtttaaggagaaggaaagtcggtttgcacttgggggtgctaaatgttagtgattgtattcagggccggaactaggggtagacagaagaggtacgtgcctttGGCTCAAACcatggggggcgccaggcacgtacctcgtATGCAGCCCTTTAATGTGAGGCATTGGTTGTGCACAGCAAGGCACGCTTGCAGTTGCACATACGTACCCGCAGTAACGTGCATACTTCGGCGGTTGCACATGACCACACGCGCCCAAGGATGCGCACGTCCACCTGCGCGTCCTAGGTTGCACACACCTGCAGCAGGGGGCGAAGTGGCCggcgggttgcctggggcgcccggccAGTCTGGTCCGGcactgattgtattgacttacctgaaaccctggctcGGTGCtgctatcggcagaaaactgcaccagcgcAGGGTTTTTCTAGCTAGCTCCATGGAGAGAccttcttccggcttctttcttcaaatttccaggtgCAAACGAATGTGctgtagaacgaaatagccgacttttagttaaagttcagcttttcgttctacggCACATGTGCAGTCgagcgaagaaagaggaagcaggaagaagatctctccatggtgctcactggtataaccccgggccggtgcagttttctgccaataggagcaccggcccagggtttcaatacaattacttgggggtgcctaacatttgcaaacagattttccttctccttataACCCCAGTAAATATCTTGTGTTATACAATATAGATAAACAACATACGTTTATGTTTTGAGAGGAGAACATTATGAACAACATTTTTGTAGTGTATCAGCTTCTGCCCAAAACTGGGAAATGAATCATGTCTCTAAAGATGATTAAAGGACTGTTGGCTGAATTTGCTTTCTGTTACTCcgatatatatttgaaatttatTGACTCAATGGATCTGTTACTCTTCCAACAAGTGTGTAAATGGAAAATGACATCATCTGATATACAGTAAAGTAGttaaaattaaagtgcacttacaGTGTCCACCTAAGGAGACATAATAGAGGGTTTCTGCTGTTTTGTATTGATTGTGCTCCTATAGAAACAatgtagaatgtgactttaatttcagtttcagtttttgcCCGGTTAAGTGCAAGAAATAACCAAAAACACACATGTACCtcaaattaaacaataaaaaaaatgtattttgtttattgagctcttgttaaaggggtggttcaccctaaAGTTAACTATTAGCATATTATAGAACAGctttttctaagcaacttttgcatCAGCCTTTTTTCATTATGCTGTTTTTAAGCATTGGAGACaaatatcactagtgatgggcgaatttgcgccgtttcgcttcgccgaaaaatttgcgaaatcgcgccggcttctcgtttttgacgccggtgcccgtttttggcgccggcgtccgttttttcgaaaaaacattttttgacgtcggcgaatttttgccacaaattttcgcgggcgttttcgCGAATTTTATTCGCTGGCGcccgaatcgcgcaaattcgccgcgaattcgcgcctggcgaataaattcgcccatcactaaatatcaccggtgatgttgcccatagcaactaattagacgttttcttttatttctaacTTGCCGatgactgctgattggttgctatgggcaacatcaccggtaatggttttctccaatgttttaaacAGCATGACCAATAGGCtccatatatgtaaatatttgatCATAAACAACTGCACTGTGTTCCAATGGGTATTGTAATGGAGTTTAAATATGcaaactgcaaaatatgttggcgctctctaaaaatacatgataataataataataataataatgatgtactttttcattttaattggtGTTAAATCGGTGTTTTTGAACCATAAACCATCCaaactttatttaaattgtttattattaaCAGCTGTATAATATCTCAAGAAAGTGCAATAATGAACTCTGAATATGATGCACTTCaagaaaaaattgcatttccACATTTTACTAATAAACCACAGGGGAACATCCCCAGGCAAGTACTTCTGTGTGCTGGTCCTGTGTGTGCAGAGACATTGAGTTGGGTGCCGTTCTCACCCAGTACTACACCGCCGGGTGCCGTGACAGAATGTACCTTCAGATATTCTATGTTACTATTTGTGGCTTACATATCCTTTCCACCTAACAGAATATCAAGAACACAAATGTTATAAACATATTGATGATAGAACTGATTCCTTCAGCATAAGAACATGTTATCTAAACTGGTAACACAATTCTGGCGCGGGAGGGAAATGTGCCCATAATTGAATGTCTTTTATAAACCCGCAAGAGATGAGAATATGTAGATACAATCTATGGTAAGAGATAATGATGTCCATGTGATGTTTTCATGTGTTACAAAAAGATAATCTTCTCTCAGAAACTGAGACTCAACTTCAGAGTTTGATTGGGATTAAGCGTCGAGAGACCTTGTATCAAGCAGTGACACCAGCAGGTCCGGTAAGATTTTATATGGCtggaataagtataaatatacagagaaaccAGAGGAATGTTCATGAAAAATAGGAAAGGAATCCACAGATTTTCTTAGATAATATGGAGATCTAGCTAAACAGTTTGGTTTAAACTGTGACTTACAGTATCTCCAAAGATGTATATCGTGGCTCTCTGGCTGAACAGCTTTTACATAGACAGAAATGTATGTAGACTTTCACTGGGAACCACAATTTTTGCTCTAGATGGCTGGATCCAAAGCAGCCTCTGAAGGACTGAACCTGATAGATTAGTAACTGTTCACTACATTACACAGCGTTGCTCAATGCAGTCACAGGTCTCTGTAAGGCACAGCTAAAAGATAAATGCTGAGAGGTAATGTACaataataacaggtgcaaaggtTATCTAGGTTTAGTTATTGTTACCAGCCAAGCAGATGTTTGCTGTTAAGTATCATAGGTTGCTAGAACTTGAACAAACTATGCATCCGATATCAGTTCATGTCATGTTAATTGAAGTTTCCTATTTTTTTGCCAGAAGATTTATCACTATGTCCATAACTGTCACACCTCTTTATAACATCTCAGAGGCAACTGAAGACTTCTATGACTTTTACTGGAAACGGAACCAGATTACACTTCCACCAAATATATATGGAGCCATGCGAATTTTCT
This sequence is a window from Xenopus laevis strain J_2021 chromosome 7S, Xenopus_laevis_v10.1, whole genome shotgun sequence. Protein-coding genes within it:
- the LOC108695933 gene encoding N-formyl peptide receptor 2, translating into MESMQRLNFTNSSPASYPDKEYENKIFHLKKILIIICFSITFVLGTVGNGLVIWITGFRMKKTVNAIWFLNLSIADFSFCLFIPLNILYLALDYHWPLGQILCKVTGTSLHLNMAVSVFFLMTISVDRCISVLCPVWSKNHRSIKLARNISMIIWLLCLALSSPYVAFYDIEHNPNSNITYCIDTYAARKNTTFFDHQTRHHRCKVMFVTRFISMFLIPFPVILVCYGLIAFWIRKSSNRLGSRRTFKIIVTVVLCFFCCSFLFYLWPLLKFMGVDLNRIFDAIMHNAALCLIYFNCCLNPIIYVFVGREFKRSLRKSIPFLLESAFREKSDPLQAHDNSAVGNELMPCHA